One region of Pseudomonas sp. B21-040 genomic DNA includes:
- a CDS encoding M48 family metalloprotease: MTFLRPTLLTLACLLASPGFADDLPSLGDASSAIVSPQQEYQLGRAWLALLRSQVAQLNDPQLKDYVESSVYRLVETSQVNDRRLEFILINSPQLNAFAAPGGIVGVNGGLFLNAQTEGEYASVLAHELAHLSQRHFARGVEAQKRMQVPMMAALLAGIVIAAAGAGDAGIATIAGTQAAAIQEQRRFSRQNEQEADRIGILNLEKAGYDPRSMPSMFERLGRQYRYDAKPPEFLLTHPVTESRIADTRNRAEQAPQGGIEDTMRYQLIRARVQLIYEETPGLGAKRFRALLEENPKNDVARYGLAIAQIKGGQLNEARENLKLLLAKSPNEIIYNLAQVDLDITNNRLPDAQSRVERMLTQYPGNYPLNQIRVDLLLKQNRTADAEKALEGLLKSRPDDPDVWYQVAETRGLSGNIIGLHQARAEYFALVGDYRQAIQQLDFAKRKAGSNFPLSSRIDARQRELMEQERMIKDMMG, translated from the coding sequence ATGACTTTTTTGCGCCCTACCCTGCTGACGCTCGCTTGCCTGCTCGCCTCACCGGGCTTTGCCGACGACCTGCCGTCACTCGGCGACGCCAGTTCTGCCATCGTCTCGCCGCAACAGGAATATCAGTTGGGCCGTGCCTGGCTGGCGCTGTTGCGCAGCCAGGTCGCGCAGCTCAACGACCCACAACTCAAGGATTACGTCGAATCCAGCGTTTACCGACTGGTGGAAACCAGCCAGGTCAATGACCGGCGCCTGGAGTTCATCCTGATCAACAGTCCACAGCTCAACGCCTTCGCGGCGCCCGGCGGGATTGTCGGGGTCAATGGCGGCTTGTTCCTCAATGCGCAGACCGAGGGCGAATACGCGTCAGTACTGGCTCACGAATTGGCTCACTTGTCGCAACGCCACTTTGCCCGTGGCGTTGAAGCCCAAAAGCGTATGCAGGTGCCGATGATGGCCGCCCTGCTGGCCGGGATCGTGATTGCGGCGGCCGGTGCTGGCGATGCGGGGATTGCGACCATTGCCGGTACGCAAGCGGCGGCGATTCAGGAACAGCGGCGTTTCTCGCGTCAGAATGAACAGGAAGCCGACCGGATCGGTATCCTCAATCTGGAAAAAGCCGGTTACGACCCACGCTCAATGCCGAGCATGTTCGAGCGCCTGGGGCGCCAATACCGCTATGACGCCAAGCCACCAGAATTTCTGCTGACTCACCCGGTTACCGAATCGCGGATCGCCGACACCCGCAACCGTGCCGAACAAGCCCCACAGGGCGGCATTGAAGACACGATGCGTTATCAGCTGATTCGTGCGCGGGTCCAGTTGATTTATGAAGAAACCCCTGGCCTGGGCGCCAAGCGCTTCCGTGCCTTGCTTGAGGAAAACCCGAAAAACGATGTCGCGCGCTACGGTTTGGCGATCGCACAAATCAAGGGTGGCCAGCTCAATGAAGCTCGGGAGAACCTCAAGCTGCTACTGGCAAAATCACCGAATGAGATCATCTACAATCTGGCGCAGGTCGATTTGGACATCACCAACAATCGACTGCCCGACGCTCAATCACGCGTCGAGCGGATGCTCACGCAATACCCCGGCAACTACCCGCTGAATCAGATACGTGTCGATTTGCTGCTGAAACAGAACCGCACCGCCGATGCTGAGAAGGCCCTGGAAGGCCTGCTCAAGTCGCGTCCGGACGATCCGGATGTTTGGTATCAGGTGGCGGAGACTCGCGGCCTGTCGGGCAACATCATCGGCTTGCATCAGGCTCGTGCAGAATACTTTGCGCTGGTTGGCGACTATCGCCAAGCCATTCAACAGCTCGATTTCGCCAAGCGTAAGGCCGGCAGCAACTTCCCGCTTTCTTCGCGTATCGATGCACGTCAACGCGAGCTGATGGAACAGGAGCGCATGATCAAGGACATGATGGGCTGA
- a CDS encoding protein YgfX gives MSSPSNMFECRWHASRQLLAAYGVAQLFALGSLILLSIPAWASLLGIALCAAHGFWVLPRQILLKHPQAFCGLRRVADGWQLWNRAAGWQAVQLRPDSLALPLIVVLRFRLRGERRIRSICVPRDSQAADVHRRLRVRLTFSRRRWAAPE, from the coding sequence GTGTCCAGCCCAAGTAATATGTTCGAATGCCGCTGGCATGCCTCTCGGCAGTTGCTGGCGGCGTATGGTGTGGCCCAGCTGTTCGCGCTGGGTTCGTTGATTCTTCTATCCATACCGGCCTGGGCCAGCCTGCTCGGCATTGCGCTGTGCGCGGCTCACGGTTTTTGGGTGTTACCCAGACAGATCTTGCTCAAACACCCACAGGCCTTCTGCGGCTTGCGCCGGGTCGCCGATGGCTGGCAATTGTGGAATCGGGCCGCGGGTTGGCAAGCCGTGCAGTTGCGCCCGGACAGCCTGGCGCTGCCATTGATCGTGGTGCTGCGGTTTCGCCTGCGTGGCGAACGGCGGATCAGGTCGATCTGCGTACCCCGCGACTCGCAGGCGGCGGATGTGCACCGACGCCTGCGGGTTCGCCTCACGTTCAGTCGGCGTAGGTGGGCGGCACCAGAATAG
- a CDS encoding DegQ family serine endoprotease: MSIPRLKSYLSIFATVLVLGQAAAVQAVELPDFTQLVEQASPAVVNISTTQKLPDRKVSGQMPDLEGLPPALREFFERGMPQPRSPRGDRQREAQSLGSGFIISPDGYILTNNHVIADADEILVRLADRSELKAKLVGTDPRSDVALLKIEGKDLPVLKLGKSQDLKAGQWVVAIGSPFGFDHTVTQGIVSAIGRSLPNENYVPFIQTDVPINPGNSGGPLFNLNGEVVGINSQIYTRSGGFMGVSFAIPIDVAMDVSNQLKDGGKVSRGWLGVVIQEVNKDLAESFGLEKPAGALVAQIQDDGPAAKGGLQVGDVILSMNGQPIIMSADLPHLVGALKAGAKANLEVIREGKRKNVELTVGAIPDEGKELDATPKSGVEISSNRLGVSVAELSDEQKKTYDLKGGVVIKEVQEGPASLIGLQPGDIITHLNNQAIGSSKEFTEIAKALPKNRSVSMRVLRQGRASFITFKLAE; the protein is encoded by the coding sequence ATGTCGATACCACGCTTGAAGTCTTACCTTTCCATTTTTGCCACCGTGTTGGTCCTCGGTCAGGCGGCTGCTGTTCAAGCAGTCGAGTTGCCTGATTTCACCCAGCTCGTCGAGCAGGCCTCGCCTGCCGTGGTGAATATCAGTACCACCCAGAAACTGCCGGACCGCAAAGTGTCCGGGCAAATGCCGGACCTTGAAGGCCTGCCACCAGCGCTTCGCGAGTTCTTCGAGCGGGGCATGCCTCAGCCGCGCTCCCCTCGCGGTGATCGCCAGCGTGAGGCGCAGTCTCTGGGCTCGGGTTTCATCATCTCGCCTGATGGCTACATTCTGACCAACAACCATGTGATCGCCGATGCCGACGAAATCCTCGTCCGTCTGGCTGATCGCAGTGAGCTGAAGGCCAAACTGGTCGGCACTGATCCACGCTCCGACGTGGCGCTGCTGAAAATCGAAGGCAAGGACCTGCCGGTCCTTAAACTCGGTAAATCCCAGGACCTGAAAGCCGGTCAGTGGGTTGTCGCCATCGGTTCGCCGTTTGGTTTCGACCACACCGTGACCCAAGGCATCGTCAGCGCCATCGGGCGCAGCCTGCCGAACGAAAACTATGTGCCGTTCATCCAGACTGACGTGCCGATCAACCCGGGTAACTCCGGTGGTCCGCTGTTCAACCTGAATGGCGAAGTGGTCGGGATCAACTCGCAGATCTACACCCGCTCCGGGGGCTTCATGGGGGTATCGTTCGCGATCCCTATCGATGTCGCGATGGATGTTTCCAACCAGTTGAAAGACGGCGGCAAAGTCAGCCGAGGCTGGTTGGGTGTGGTGATTCAGGAAGTGAACAAGGACCTGGCCGAGTCGTTTGGTCTAGAGAAACCGGCTGGTGCGCTGGTGGCTCAAATCCAGGACGACGGCCCGGCGGCCAAGGGTGGCCTGCAAGTCGGCGACGTCATTCTGAGCATGAACGGTCAGCCGATCATCATGTCGGCCGATCTGCCACACTTGGTGGGTGCGCTGAAGGCGGGCGCCAAGGCGAATCTTGAAGTCATTCGCGAAGGTAAGCGCAAAAACGTCGAGCTGACGGTTGGCGCGATTCCTGACGAAGGCAAAGAGCTGGATGCAACGCCTAAATCGGGCGTTGAAATCAGCAGCAATCGTTTGGGTGTTTCCGTCGCCGAGCTGTCTGATGAGCAGAAGAAAACCTACGACCTCAAAGGTGGTGTGGTGATCAAGGAAGTGCAGGAAGGCCCTGCCTCGCTGATTGGCTTGCAACCGGGCGACATCATCACTCACCTGAACAACCAGGCCATCGGCTCCAGTAAGGAGTTCACCGAGATTGCCAAGGCACTGCCGAAGAACCGTTCGGTATCGATGCGGGTTCTGCGTCAAGGTCGTGCCAGCTTCATCACCTTCAAACTGGCTGAATAA
- the rpoE gene encoding RNA polymerase sigma factor RpoE: MLTQEEDQQLVERVQRGDKRAFDLLVLKYQHKILGLIVRFVHDTHEAQDVAQEAFIKAYRALGNFRGDSAFYTWLYRIAINTAKNYLVSRGRRPPDSDVSSEDAEFYDGDHGLKDLESPERALLRDEIEGTVHRTIQQLPEDLRTALTLREFDGLSYEDIAAVMQCPVGTVRSRIFRAREAIDKALQPLLQEN, from the coding sequence ATGCTAACCCAGGAAGAGGATCAGCAACTGGTCGAGCGCGTTCAACGCGGCGACAAGCGTGCTTTCGATCTGCTAGTGCTGAAATACCAGCACAAAATTCTCGGGTTGATCGTGCGTTTCGTGCACGACACCCATGAAGCCCAGGATGTGGCACAAGAAGCCTTTATCAAGGCATACCGTGCACTTGGAAATTTTCGCGGGGACAGCGCGTTTTACACGTGGCTTTACCGCATCGCCATTAACACGGCGAAAAACTATCTGGTTTCACGCGGCCGCCGGCCGCCGGATAGCGATGTCAGTTCCGAGGATGCAGAGTTCTACGATGGCGATCATGGCCTCAAGGATCTCGAGTCGCCAGAACGCGCGTTGCTGCGGGATGAGATCGAAGGCACCGTCCATCGAACCATCCAGCAACTGCCAGAAGATTTACGTACGGCATTAACTTTACGTGAATTCGATGGTCTGAGTTACGAGGACATTGCGGCAGTCATGCAGTGTCCGGTGGGTACCGTGCGCTCCCGGATTTTCCGCGCCCGGGAGGCCATCGATAAAGCCCTGCAGCCGTTGTTGCAGGAAAACTGA
- a CDS encoding sulfurtransferase TusA family protein, with product MTDTVAHDAELDASGLNCPLPLLKAKMELNRLASGAVLKVIATDAGSQRDFRTFARLAGHTLLREEDEAGVYRYWLKKA from the coding sequence ATGACTGACACAGTAGCCCATGACGCCGAACTGGACGCCAGCGGCCTGAATTGTCCATTGCCGCTGCTCAAGGCCAAGATGGAGCTCAATCGCCTGGCCAGCGGCGCGGTGCTCAAGGTCATCGCCACGGATGCAGGTTCTCAGCGCGATTTTCGCACCTTTGCCCGATTGGCCGGTCATACGCTGCTTCGCGAAGAAGATGAGGCGGGTGTTTACCGCTACTGGTTAAAAAAAGCCTGA
- a CDS encoding MucB/RseB C-terminal domain-containing protein codes for MRSIPLLSLLLAGWIVVPAHADEAQDWLTRLGQAEQQQSFHGTFVYERNGSFSTHNIWHRVQDGKVRERLLQLDGSAQEVVRIDGHTQCVSGTLIAGLGDTPNSAARALDPQKLKNWYDLAVIGKSRVAGRAAVIVSLTPRDQHRYGFELHLDKETGLPLKSLLLNDKGQLLERFQFTQLDTAEVPSDQDLQPGAECKAITFDSDKASAVKVAQVWHSDWLPPGFELTSSSARKDPQTKTQVNSLMYDDGLARFSVFLEPLNGATVTDTRTQLGPTVAVSRRLTTPQGEMMVTVVGEIPIGTAERIALSMRNDATATQ; via the coding sequence ATGCGCTCCATACCTCTACTTTCGCTTCTGCTCGCAGGCTGGATTGTTGTTCCAGCCCACGCTGATGAAGCCCAGGACTGGTTGACCCGCTTGGGTCAGGCCGAGCAACAGCAAAGCTTTCACGGCACATTCGTTTACGAGCGTAACGGTAGTTTTTCTACCCATAACATCTGGCATCGCGTCCAGGATGGCAAAGTCCGAGAGCGTTTACTCCAGCTTGACGGCTCCGCACAGGAAGTCGTACGCATTGATGGGCATACTCAATGCGTTAGCGGCACCCTGATAGCAGGACTTGGGGATACTCCCAACTCCGCTGCTCGTGCACTGGATCCCCAAAAGTTAAAGAATTGGTATGACCTTGCCGTCATTGGCAAGTCGCGTGTGGCTGGTCGTGCAGCGGTGATTGTTTCACTGACGCCACGTGATCAGCACCGATACGGTTTTGAGCTTCATTTGGATAAAGAGACCGGCCTGCCGCTCAAGTCATTGCTACTCAATGACAAAGGGCAGTTGCTGGAGCGATTCCAGTTCACGCAACTGGACACCGCCGAAGTGCCATCAGACCAGGATTTACAGCCCGGCGCCGAATGTAAGGCCATCACTTTTGACAGTGACAAGGCTTCCGCCGTTAAAGTGGCTCAAGTCTGGCATTCGGACTGGTTACCACCCGGTTTCGAGTTGACCAGCAGCAGTGCTAGAAAGGATCCGCAGACCAAGACCCAGGTCAATAGCCTGATGTATGACGACGGTCTGGCGCGGTTCTCGGTATTTCTCGAGCCATTGAATGGCGCAACTGTGACGGACACTCGCACACAATTGGGACCAACCGTTGCTGTATCCCGGCGCCTGACCACGCCTCAAGGCGAAATGATGGTGACCGTGGTCGGTGAGATTCCGATTGGCACAGCTGAACGGATCGCGCTCTCCATGCGCAACGATGCCACTGCAACCCAGTAG
- a CDS encoding glycine cleavage system protein R encodes MSTPTVREQFLVISALGANPMELTNVLCRASHENRCAVVTSRLTRHGECSALILEISGSWDALARLEGSLPSLSKKHAFTVNVVRSAALENRPQALPYVAYVSSAYRSDIINELCQFFMDHNVELENLTCDTYQAPQTGGTMLNATFTVTLPAGVQISWLRDQFLDFADALNLDALIEPWRPQNPM; translated from the coding sequence ATGTCCACCCCCACAGTTCGCGAACAATTCCTTGTCATCAGTGCCCTCGGCGCCAACCCCATGGAGCTGACTAACGTCCTGTGCCGCGCCAGCCATGAAAACCGCTGCGCCGTAGTCACGTCCCGCCTGACCCGTCATGGCGAGTGCAGTGCGTTGATCCTCGAGATCTCCGGTAGCTGGGACGCCCTGGCGCGCCTGGAAGGCAGTTTGCCGAGCCTCTCCAAAAAGCATGCGTTCACCGTCAACGTGGTGCGCAGCGCTGCCCTGGAGAACCGTCCTCAGGCCTTGCCTTACGTGGCTTATGTCAGCTCGGCCTATCGCTCGGACATCATTAACGAGCTGTGCCAATTCTTCATGGACCACAACGTCGAGCTGGAAAACCTGACCTGTGACACGTACCAGGCACCGCAAACCGGTGGCACCATGCTCAACGCCACGTTTACCGTAACCTTGCCGGCCGGCGTGCAGATCAGCTGGTTGCGCGATCAGTTCCTGGATTTCGCCGACGCGCTGAACCTGGATGCCCTGATCGAGCCGTGGCGCCCACAAAACCCAATGTAA
- a CDS encoding sigma-E factor negative regulatory protein gives MSREALQESLSAVMDNEADELELRRVLNAFDDVETRETWARYQIARAVMHKDLLLPRLDIAAAVSAALADEAVPAKASRGPWRSLGRLAVAASVTLAVLAGVRLYNQDEIAGVELAQQSNQPGLAVPQVKGPAVLAGYNESSEATGPMANGVLQGQPGWHDQRLPSYLRQHAQQAALKGTESALPYARAASLENR, from the coding sequence ATGAGTCGTGAAGCCCTGCAGGAATCGCTGTCCGCAGTGATGGATAACGAAGCGGACGAACTGGAATTGCGTCGGGTACTGAATGCCTTTGACGATGTTGAAACCCGTGAAACCTGGGCTCGTTACCAAATCGCTCGGGCAGTCATGCACAAGGACTTGTTGCTTCCACGCCTGGATATCGCTGCGGCAGTATCGGCTGCATTGGCCGATGAAGCCGTGCCGGCAAAAGCTTCCCGTGGTCCTTGGCGCAGCCTGGGTCGTCTGGCAGTCGCTGCATCGGTAACACTTGCTGTGCTGGCTGGCGTTCGTTTGTACAATCAGGACGAGATCGCTGGTGTAGAACTGGCTCAGCAATCCAATCAACCGGGTCTGGCCGTTCCTCAGGTCAAGGGTCCAGCTGTATTGGCAGGCTACAATGAGAGTTCGGAAGCCACTGGCCCTATGGCCAACGGCGTATTGCAAGGTCAGCCAGGCTGGCACGATCAGCGTCTGCCAAGCTACTTGCGCCAACATGCTCAACAGGCTGCATTGAAAGGCACTGAAAGTGCGCTGCCTTATGCTCGTGCAGCAAGCCTGGAAAACCGTTAA
- the nadB gene encoding L-aspartate oxidase, with amino-acid sequence MSQQFQHDVLVIGSGAAGLSLALTLPGHLRIAVLSKGDLANGSTFWAQGGVAAVLDDSDTVESHVDDTLNAGGGLCHEDAVRFTVEHSKEAIQWLIDQGVPFTRDEQSGTEDGGFEFHLTREGGHSHRRIIHAADATGAAIFRTLLAQARQRPNIELLEQRVAVDLITEKRLGLEGDRCLGAYVLNRGTGEVDTYGARFVILASGGAAKVYLYTSNPDGACGDGIAMAWRSGCRVANLEFNQFHPTCLYHPQAKSFLVTEALRGEGAHLKLPNGDRFMQRFDPRAELAPRDIVARAIDHEMKRLGVDCVYLDISHKPEAFIKTHFPTVYERCLEFSIDITKQPIPVVPAAHYTCGGVMVDQNGRTDVPGLYAIGETSFTGLHGANRMASNSLLECFVYARSAAADILEQLPHVSIPVALPIWDASQVTDSDEDVIIAHNWDELRRFMWDYVGIVRTNKRLQRAQHRVQLLLDEIDEFYSNYKVSRDLIELRNLAQVAELMIQSAMARKESRGLHYTLDYPNMLPVALDTILVPPTYAD; translated from the coding sequence ATGAGCCAACAGTTTCAACACGATGTTCTGGTCATTGGCAGCGGTGCTGCCGGTTTGAGCCTTGCGCTGACCTTGCCTGGTCATTTGCGCATTGCGGTACTGAGCAAAGGCGACCTCGCCAACGGCTCGACATTCTGGGCCCAGGGCGGCGTTGCAGCCGTTCTGGATGACTCCGATACCGTCGAGTCCCACGTCGATGACACCCTCAACGCCGGCGGTGGCCTGTGCCATGAAGACGCTGTGCGTTTTACCGTCGAGCACAGTAAAGAGGCGATCCAATGGTTGATCGACCAAGGCGTGCCCTTTACCCGTGATGAACAATCCGGCACCGAAGACGGCGGCTTCGAGTTTCACCTGACCCGCGAGGGTGGCCACAGCCATCGGCGCATTATTCATGCTGCGGATGCAACGGGTGCTGCGATATTCAGAACACTACTGGCCCAAGCCAGGCAACGCCCGAACATCGAATTGCTGGAACAGCGGGTCGCGGTGGACCTGATCACCGAAAAACGCCTCGGCCTTGAGGGCGACCGCTGCCTCGGCGCCTATGTCCTCAATCGCGGGACCGGCGAAGTCGATACCTACGGCGCACGCTTCGTCATACTCGCCTCCGGCGGCGCGGCCAAAGTCTACCTGTATACCAGCAACCCCGACGGAGCCTGCGGCGACGGCATCGCCATGGCCTGGCGCTCTGGCTGCCGGGTGGCGAACCTGGAATTCAACCAGTTTCACCCCACCTGCCTTTACCATCCGCAGGCAAAAAGCTTCTTGGTCACCGAGGCCCTGCGCGGCGAAGGTGCGCACTTGAAGCTGCCCAATGGCGATCGCTTCATGCAACGCTTCGACCCGCGCGCAGAACTGGCACCACGGGACATCGTGGCCCGGGCCATCGACCATGAAATGAAGCGCCTGGGTGTCGATTGTGTCTATCTGGACATCAGCCACAAGCCCGAAGCGTTCATCAAGACCCACTTCCCGACGGTATACGAACGCTGCCTCGAGTTTTCCATCGACATCACCAAGCAACCGATTCCGGTAGTGCCAGCGGCGCACTACACCTGTGGCGGCGTGATGGTTGATCAAAACGGTCGCACCGACGTACCGGGGCTGTATGCCATTGGCGAAACCAGTTTTACCGGACTGCACGGCGCCAACCGCATGGCCAGCAACTCGTTGCTGGAGTGCTTCGTTTATGCCCGTTCGGCGGCAGCGGACATTCTTGAGCAGTTGCCGCACGTGTCGATTCCAGTCGCCCTGCCCATTTGGGATGCGAGCCAGGTGACCGATTCCGATGAAGACGTGATCATCGCGCACAACTGGGATGAACTGCGGCGATTCATGTGGGACTACGTCGGCATCGTGCGCACCAACAAGCGCTTGCAACGAGCCCAGCACCGTGTGCAGCTATTGCTGGACGAAATTGACGAGTTCTACAGCAACTACAAGGTCAGCCGTGATTTGATCGAATTGCGTAACCTGGCTCAGGTAGCGGAACTGATGATCCAGTCAGCCATGGCGCGCAAGGAAAGCCGGGGCCTGCATTACACCCTCGACTACCCCAACATGCTCCCGGTTGCCCTGGACACTATTCTGGTGCCGCCCACCTACGCCGACTGA
- a CDS encoding AI-2E family transporter yields the protein MFKVLRDWIQRYFSDEEAVVLAVLLVLAFTAVLTLGGMLAPVLAGMVLSYLMQGLVVTLERLRIPGAVAVGLVFALFMGVLLVFIVVVVPLLWHQLITLFNELPGMLVKWQSLLLLLPERYPHLVSDEQVLRAIEVARGEIGKFGQWALTFSLSSLPLLVNIMIYLVLVPILVFFFLKDREMIGQWVRGYLPRERALITRVAHEMNRQIANYIRGKVIEIFICGGVTYIGFVVLGLNYAALLALLVGVSVVVPYVGAVVVTVPVMLIALFQWGWSDQFIYLMAVYGIIQTLDGNVLVPLLFSEAVNLHPVAIICAVLLFGGLWGFWGVFFAIPLATLFKAVLDAWPRKEPEVAPLL from the coding sequence ATGTTCAAGGTGTTACGCGACTGGATTCAGCGCTATTTTTCCGATGAAGAAGCCGTGGTGCTGGCCGTGCTGCTGGTTCTGGCATTCACGGCTGTCCTCACCTTGGGTGGCATGCTCGCGCCGGTGCTCGCCGGGATGGTGCTGTCGTATCTCATGCAAGGTCTGGTGGTCACCCTCGAACGTCTGCGTATACCCGGCGCCGTGGCGGTGGGGCTGGTCTTTGCGCTGTTCATGGGGGTGTTGCTGGTTTTCATTGTTGTCGTCGTGCCGCTGCTCTGGCATCAACTGATCACGCTGTTCAACGAGTTGCCCGGCATGCTCGTCAAGTGGCAGTCGCTGTTATTGCTGCTACCCGAGCGCTATCCGCATCTGGTGTCCGATGAGCAGGTGTTGCGGGCCATTGAAGTGGCGCGCGGCGAAATCGGCAAATTCGGCCAGTGGGCGCTGACGTTCTCTCTGTCGAGTTTGCCGCTGCTGGTCAACATCATGATCTACCTCGTCCTGGTGCCGATCCTGGTGTTCTTCTTCTTGAAGGACCGGGAGATGATCGGCCAGTGGGTGCGGGGCTACCTGCCCCGTGAACGGGCGCTGATCACCCGCGTCGCTCACGAAATGAACCGGCAAATCGCCAATTACATTCGCGGCAAGGTCATCGAGATTTTCATTTGCGGGGGCGTGACCTACATCGGTTTTGTGGTTCTTGGGCTGAACTACGCAGCGCTGTTGGCCTTGTTGGTGGGCGTGTCGGTGGTGGTGCCGTACGTCGGTGCCGTGGTGGTGACCGTGCCGGTCATGCTGATTGCCCTGTTCCAGTGGGGCTGGAGTGATCAGTTCATCTACTTGATGGCGGTCTACGGGATTATCCAGACGCTGGACGGCAACGTGCTGGTGCCGTTGCTGTTTTCGGAAGCGGTCAACCTGCACCCGGTTGCAATCATTTGTGCGGTGCTGTTGTTTGGTGGGTTGTGGGGGTTTTGGGGGGTGTTCTTCGCGATTCCGCTGGCGACGCTGTTCAAAGCCGTGCTGGATGCGTGGCCACGCAAAGAGCCGGAAGTCGCGCCGCTGCTTTAA
- a CDS encoding peroxiredoxin, with product MAVAIDQPVADFEAPATNGQTVSLAGLKGKQVVIYFYPKDSTPGCTTEGQGFRDQLEAFKTANTEVFGVSRDSLKSHENFKAKQAFTFELISDKEEALCQLFDVIKLKKLYGKEYMGVDRSTFLIDKDGVLRQEWRGVKVPGHVDAVLAAAQALNKA from the coding sequence ATGGCCGTTGCCATCGACCAACCGGTTGCCGACTTCGAAGCACCCGCCACCAATGGGCAGACCGTCAGCCTCGCGGGCCTGAAAGGCAAGCAGGTGGTGATTTACTTCTATCCGAAGGACAGCACGCCGGGTTGCACCACTGAAGGCCAGGGCTTTCGCGATCAGCTTGAAGCGTTCAAAACGGCCAACACCGAAGTGTTCGGTGTGTCGCGTGACAGCCTCAAATCCCATGAAAACTTCAAGGCCAAGCAGGCGTTCACCTTCGAGCTGATCAGCGACAAGGAAGAAGCGCTTTGCCAACTGTTTGACGTGATCAAACTGAAAAAGCTTTATGGCAAGGAGTACATGGGCGTTGATCGCAGCACGTTCCTGATCGACAAGGACGGCGTGCTGCGTCAGGAATGGCGCGGCGTAAAGGTGCCGGGGCATGTGGATGCCGTGCTGGCTGCTGCTCAAGCGCTGAACAAGGCCTGA
- the dapA gene encoding 4-hydroxy-tetrahydrodipicolinate synthase has translation MIAGSMVALVTPMDAQGRLDWDSLSKLVDFHLENGTHAIVAVGTTGESATLDVDEHIAVIKAVVKQVNGRIPVIAGTGANSTREAVELTRNAKEAGADACLLVVPYYNKPTQEGLYLHFKHIAEAVDIPQILYNVPGRTSCDMQAETVIRLSTVPNIIGIKEATGDLKRAKAILDGVSKDFIVLSGDDPTAVELILMGGKGNISVTANVAPREMADLCEAALKGDAETARAINEKLMPLHKDLFIEANPIPVKWALVEMGLMHEGIRLPLTWLSAPCHETLRTALRQCSVLV, from the coding sequence ATGATTGCGGGCAGTATGGTGGCACTGGTCACACCCATGGATGCACAAGGGCGTCTTGACTGGGACAGCCTCAGCAAACTCGTGGACTTCCACCTTGAAAACGGCACTCATGCCATTGTCGCGGTCGGTACGACCGGCGAGTCGGCAACCCTTGATGTCGATGAACACATCGCTGTCATCAAGGCAGTGGTCAAGCAGGTCAACGGTCGCATTCCGGTTATCGCCGGCACCGGCGCCAATTCGACCCGCGAAGCCGTCGAACTGACCCGCAATGCCAAAGAAGCCGGCGCCGACGCCTGCCTGCTGGTCGTTCCGTACTACAACAAGCCGACCCAGGAAGGCTTGTACCTGCACTTCAAGCACATCGCTGAAGCGGTCGACATTCCACAGATCCTCTATAACGTTCCAGGCCGCACCTCCTGCGACATGCAGGCCGAGACCGTGATTCGCCTGTCTACCGTGCCGAATATCATTGGTATCAAGGAAGCCACCGGCGACCTGAAGCGTGCCAAGGCAATCCTTGATGGCGTGAGCAAGGACTTCATCGTGCTGTCCGGCGATGATCCGACTGCTGTCGAGCTGATCCTGATGGGCGGCAAGGGCAACATCTCCGTCACCGCCAACGTCGCACCGCGCGAAATGGCCGACCTGTGCGAGGCCGCGCTCAAGGGCGACGCCGAAACCGCACGGGCTATCAACGAAAAATTGATGCCGCTGCACAAGGACCTGTTCATTGAAGCCAACCCGATTCCGGTGAAGTGGGCTTTGGTGGAGATGGGCCTGATGCACGAAGGCATTCGCCTGCCGCTGACCTGGCTGAGCGCACCTTGTCATGAAACGCTTCGCACGGCCCTGCGCCAGTGCAGCGTCCTGGTTTAA
- a CDS encoding succinate dehydrogenase assembly factor 2, translated as MVEDVELNRLYWHSRRGMLELDVLLVPFVKEVYAHLNEVDRACYVRLLECEDQDMFGWFMERAESEDPELQRMVRMILDRVQPK; from the coding sequence ATGGTCGAAGATGTTGAACTGAATCGCCTCTACTGGCACAGCCGCCGCGGCATGCTTGAGTTGGACGTGTTGCTGGTGCCGTTTGTGAAAGAAGTTTATGCGCACCTCAACGAAGTAGATCGTGCCTGTTACGTCCGGCTGCTCGAATGCGAAGATCAGGACATGTTCGGCTGGTTCATGGAACGCGCCGAATCGGAAGATCCAGAGCTTCAGCGCATGGTTCGCATGATCCTGGACCGTGTCCAGCCCAAGTAA